The window TATTAGAGTTATTGTCAGACACCACCCAAAATTCCTGATGAAGTAGTGGAGGCAGACTATAAGAATTTTAAAGAAGGTAGAGATATGGATATAAAAAGGGTTAATAAATTAATTACCATTATGGAAGAGGAAAACCTATCAGAAGTAGAGATAGAGGATGAGGATTTTAAAGTTAAACTTAAAAAGCCTCAAGGTGGTGGGGTAATAGAATCTATATCTAAACCAAAAGGGTTACCTACACAAAAAATCCCCATTAAGGAATTAAAAAAGAAGGATTTGATTACCTTGACATCTCCAATGGTAGGTTTT of the bacterium genome contains:
- the accB gene encoding acetyl-CoA carboxylase biotin carboxyl carrier protein; its protein translation is MDIKRVNKLITIMEEENLSEVEIEDEDFKVKLKKPQGGGVIESISKPKGLPTQKIPIKELKKKDLITLTSPMVGFFYLSPTPTSPPYVKIGDKVTPTDIVCAIEVMGVINEIEAKTYGKIKEILVEEGHPVEYGQPLFLIKLGGEEDV